The following are from one region of the Microbacterium sp. BK668 genome:
- a CDS encoding glutathione peroxidase — protein MTQAVDVSLRDIPFQTADGESKTLADYGDSVLMVVNVASRCGLTPQYEQLEQLQRAYADRGFTVLGFPCNQFAGQEPGSMDEILEYCSVTWGVTFPVFDKVKVNGGKAAPLFKALKKARDAEGKHGPVLWNFEKFVLTPGGEMHRFRPNVKPDDPAIVEVIEKNLPA, from the coding sequence ATGACCCAGGCCGTCGACGTCTCGCTCCGCGACATCCCCTTCCAGACCGCAGACGGCGAGAGCAAGACCCTCGCCGACTACGGCGACTCGGTGCTCATGGTGGTGAACGTCGCATCGCGGTGCGGGCTGACGCCCCAGTACGAGCAGCTCGAGCAGCTGCAGCGTGCCTACGCCGACCGCGGCTTCACGGTGCTCGGCTTTCCGTGCAATCAGTTCGCCGGTCAGGAGCCGGGTTCGATGGACGAGATCCTCGAGTACTGCTCCGTCACGTGGGGCGTCACCTTCCCCGTGTTCGACAAGGTGAAGGTCAACGGCGGCAAGGCGGCGCCCCTCTTCAAGGCGCTCAAGAAGGCCCGCGACGCCGAGGGCAAGCACGGTCCGGTGCTGTGGAACTTCGAGAAGTTCGTGCTGACGCCCGGCGGCGAGATGCACCGGTTCCGGCCGAACGTGAAGCCCGACGACCCCGCGATCGTCGAGGTCATCGAGAAGAACCTGCCCGCGTAG
- a CDS encoding TRIC cation channel family protein, which yields MNEPVFVIPLWADLTAVGLGGVQGALFASGFQGQRRLDLLGVAIIGIVMGMGGGLIRDLLLNVPPATLQSNWYLITATLAALVGMLLANLFRRLNGVIVALDAVVIGLFGAFGTSKALTLGFPFVPAVFVGVCAAVGGGILRDMLMGLPTAIMHVGSLYAVAAGAGCLVLATLHTFGIDIVIAAVAGVVVTTIIRLLAVMFDISLPEQRALYRRKVAVETSAITLPKR from the coding sequence GTGAACGAGCCGGTCTTCGTCATTCCGCTCTGGGCGGACCTCACCGCCGTCGGCCTCGGCGGCGTCCAGGGAGCGCTCTTCGCCTCCGGCTTCCAGGGTCAGCGCCGCCTGGACCTCCTCGGCGTGGCGATCATCGGGATCGTCATGGGGATGGGAGGAGGCCTCATCCGGGATCTGCTGCTCAACGTGCCGCCCGCGACGCTGCAGAGCAACTGGTACCTCATCACCGCGACCCTCGCGGCGCTCGTCGGGATGCTGCTGGCCAATCTCTTCCGGCGGCTCAACGGCGTCATCGTCGCCCTCGACGCCGTCGTCATCGGCCTGTTCGGCGCCTTCGGCACGAGCAAGGCGCTGACGCTGGGATTCCCGTTCGTGCCGGCCGTCTTCGTCGGCGTCTGCGCGGCCGTCGGCGGAGGCATCCTCCGGGACATGCTCATGGGGCTGCCGACGGCGATCATGCACGTGGGCTCGCTCTACGCCGTGGCTGCGGGCGCGGGATGCCTCGTCCTCGCGACGCTGCACACCTTCGGCATCGACATCGTGATCGCCGCGGTCGCCGGCGTCGTTGTGACCACGATCATCCGGCTGCTCGCCGTCATGTTCGATATCTCGCTGCCCGAGCAGCGCGCTCTCTACCGGCGGAAGGTCGCGGTCGAGACGTCGGCCATCACGCTGCCCAAGCGCTGA
- the recO gene encoding DNA repair protein RecO, with protein MPTYRDEVVVLRTHKLGEADRIVTLLSRRHGKLRAVAKGVRRTSSRFGSRLEPFMVADVQLYQGRSLDIVQQAESIGSYGAEIAVHYDRYTSASAMVEAADRLNEAEATPQQYLLLVGGLRALARGDHAARSILDSYLLRAMALSGWAPSLDECARCSRPGPHDTFVAQLGGIVCSACAPTGAARVPGQTVALLQSLMAGEWDAVDAASPAATAAASGLIAAYAQWHLERGIRSLSHVESAPREAAR; from the coding sequence GTGCCCACCTACCGCGACGAGGTCGTGGTCCTGCGCACCCACAAGCTGGGCGAGGCCGACAGGATCGTGACGCTGCTGAGCCGTCGCCACGGCAAGCTCCGCGCCGTCGCCAAGGGCGTCCGTCGCACGTCATCTCGCTTCGGCTCGCGACTCGAGCCGTTCATGGTCGCCGACGTCCAGCTCTACCAGGGCCGGTCGCTCGACATCGTCCAGCAGGCGGAGTCGATCGGCTCCTACGGCGCGGAGATCGCGGTCCACTACGACCGCTACACGTCGGCCAGCGCCATGGTCGAGGCGGCCGACCGCCTCAACGAGGCCGAGGCCACCCCTCAGCAGTACCTTCTGCTCGTGGGCGGGCTGCGCGCCCTCGCGCGCGGCGATCACGCGGCCCGCAGCATCCTCGATTCGTATCTCCTGCGGGCGATGGCGCTCTCGGGCTGGGCGCCGTCGCTCGACGAGTGCGCCCGCTGCAGCCGTCCAGGGCCTCATGACACCTTCGTCGCGCAGCTGGGGGGCATTGTGTGCTCAGCCTGCGCGCCGACGGGCGCCGCCCGCGTCCCGGGCCAGACCGTCGCCCTCCTGCAGTCGCTCATGGCGGGGGAGTGGGACGCGGTGGATGCCGCGTCCCCCGCGGCCACCGCGGCGGCATCCGGACTCATCGCGGCGTACGCCCAGTGGCATCTGGAACGAGGCATCCGGTCGCTCTCGCACGTCGAATCCGCGCCCCGGGAGGCCGCCCGGTGA
- a CDS encoding DsbA family oxidoreductase, with protein MTEAIKIDVWSDIACPWCYIGKRNLEKGLADASTDDDAPVVEVTYHSFELSPDTPVDFEGGEADYLARHKGITADQANAMLERVTGVAAEAGLEYRFDLLKHTNTVKAHELLHFAKEQGRQLELAERLMSAYFTEGRHLGQEDELVALAAEAGLEADAAREALRSGRYFAAVRADQAQAAAYGIGGVPFFLIDGKYGVSGAQPPVAFAQIARQVWAERREVGEDAA; from the coding sequence GTGACGGAAGCCATCAAGATCGACGTGTGGAGCGACATCGCCTGCCCCTGGTGCTACATCGGCAAGCGCAATCTCGAGAAGGGACTGGCCGATGCATCCACCGATGACGACGCCCCCGTCGTGGAGGTGACGTACCACTCCTTCGAGCTCTCGCCCGACACGCCGGTCGACTTCGAGGGCGGCGAAGCGGACTACCTCGCGCGGCACAAGGGCATCACGGCGGATCAGGCGAACGCCATGCTCGAGCGCGTCACAGGCGTCGCCGCCGAGGCCGGCCTGGAGTACCGGTTCGACCTCCTGAAGCACACCAACACCGTGAAGGCGCACGAGCTGCTGCACTTCGCGAAGGAGCAGGGCCGTCAGCTCGAGCTCGCCGAGCGGCTGATGTCGGCCTACTTCACCGAGGGCCGTCACCTCGGTCAGGAGGACGAGCTCGTCGCGCTCGCCGCGGAAGCCGGACTCGAGGCCGACGCCGCCCGCGAAGCGCTGCGCAGCGGCCGGTACTTCGCGGCCGTGCGGGCGGATCAGGCGCAGGCGGCCGCGTACGGCATCGGCGGCGTCCCGTTCTTCCTCATCGACGGCAAGTACGGCGTGTCGGGGGCCCAGCCCCCCGTGGCGTTCGCGCAGATCGCGCGCCAGGTCTGGGCCGAGCGCCGCGAGGTCGGGGAGGATGCCGCCTGA
- a CDS encoding glutamate decarboxylase, with amino-acid sequence MLHHRDNIRDEILDEVFASTDLSVSMPKYRMPEKEHLARHAYQVVSDELMMDGNSRQNLATFCQTWLEPEVRLLMAETLDKNMIDKDEYPQTAAIEERCVHILADLWNSPDAVNTLGTSTTGSSEAAMLGGMALLWNWRARRRAAGKPTDKPNLITGPVQVCWHKFARYWDVELREIPMDGDRFLMTPEEVLTRVDENTIGVVPTLGVTFTGGYEPVQAVSEALDQLQAEKGLDIPIHVDGASGGFLAPFTAPDIVWDFRLPRVKSINTSGHKFGLAPLGVGWVVWRDAADLPEDLIFNVNYLGGNMPTFALNFSRPGGQIVAQYYNFLRLGREGYRKVQQSCYDTAMYLADEIDKLGHFDIINAGRPDEGIPAVSWKLKDGVDHAFTLFDLADRLRARGWQVPAYTMPPNREDLPIQRILVRAGFSRDEASLLMDDYRDAIAHFDKHPITVPMSEEEAGAFHH; translated from the coding sequence ATGCTGCACCACCGCGACAACATCCGCGACGAGATCCTGGACGAGGTCTTCGCCTCGACCGACCTGTCGGTCTCGATGCCGAAGTACCGCATGCCCGAGAAGGAGCACCTCGCCAGGCACGCCTATCAGGTCGTGTCCGACGAGCTCATGATGGACGGCAACTCGCGGCAGAACCTCGCGACGTTCTGCCAGACCTGGCTCGAGCCCGAGGTGCGCCTCCTCATGGCCGAGACGCTCGACAAGAACATGATCGACAAGGACGAGTACCCGCAGACGGCGGCGATCGAGGAGCGCTGCGTGCACATCCTCGCCGACCTGTGGAACTCGCCCGACGCGGTGAACACCCTCGGCACGTCGACGACGGGCTCGAGCGAAGCGGCGATGCTCGGCGGCATGGCGCTGCTGTGGAACTGGCGCGCACGCCGGCGCGCAGCGGGCAAGCCGACCGACAAGCCGAACCTCATCACGGGTCCGGTCCAGGTCTGCTGGCACAAGTTCGCGCGGTACTGGGACGTCGAGCTCCGCGAGATCCCGATGGACGGCGACCGTTTCCTCATGACGCCGGAGGAGGTCCTCACGCGCGTCGACGAGAACACCATCGGCGTCGTCCCGACCCTCGGGGTCACCTTCACCGGCGGCTACGAGCCGGTGCAGGCCGTGAGCGAGGCGCTGGACCAGCTGCAGGCGGAGAAGGGACTGGACATCCCGATCCACGTCGACGGGGCCAGCGGCGGCTTCCTCGCACCGTTCACGGCGCCCGACATCGTGTGGGACTTCCGCCTGCCGCGCGTCAAGTCGATCAACACCTCCGGGCACAAGTTCGGGCTCGCGCCGCTCGGTGTCGGCTGGGTCGTGTGGCGGGATGCCGCAGACCTGCCGGAGGACCTGATCTTCAACGTGAACTACCTCGGCGGCAACATGCCGACGTTCGCGCTGAACTTCTCCCGCCCCGGCGGGCAGATCGTCGCGCAGTACTACAACTTCCTGCGCCTCGGTCGCGAGGGATACCGCAAGGTCCAGCAGTCCTGCTACGACACCGCGATGTACCTCGCCGACGAGATCGACAAGCTCGGCCACTTCGACATCATCAACGCAGGCCGTCCCGACGAGGGCATTCCGGCGGTGTCGTGGAAGCTCAAGGACGGCGTCGACCACGCGTTCACGCTGTTCGACCTCGCCGACCGGCTCCGCGCCCGCGGCTGGCAGGTGCCCGCCTACACGATGCCGCCGAACCGGGAGGACCTGCCGATCCAGCGCATCCTCGTGCGCGCCGGCTTCAGCCGTGACGAGGCATCCCTCCTCATGGACGACTACCGCGACGCGATCGCCCACTTCGACAAGCACCCCATCACGGTGCCGATGAGCGAGGAGGAGGCGGGAGCCTTCCACCACTGA
- a CDS encoding isoprenyl transferase translates to MTPKPYTHRDAVPYRPVDWTGLYPPAYPKGGVPNHVAIVMDGNGRWANRKGLTRVEGHKAGEAALLDVVAGAIQAGVRHLSVYAFSTENWSRSPDEVRFLMGFNRDVLHRRRDQLNEWGVRVRWAGRKPRLWGSVIKELQFAEQLTAGNDVLTLTMCVNYGGRVELVDAVRSIADDVAAGRLRPSAVTEKLIEHRLYIPDMPDVDLFVRSSGEQRTSNFLLWESAYAEFVFLDTLWPDFSRADLWRAIDLYLDRDRRFGGAVDQPDAPGL, encoded by the coding sequence GTGACGCCCAAGCCCTACACGCACCGCGATGCGGTGCCGTACCGCCCTGTCGACTGGACGGGACTCTACCCGCCAGCGTACCCGAAGGGCGGCGTTCCGAACCACGTCGCGATCGTCATGGACGGGAACGGGCGGTGGGCCAATCGCAAAGGGCTGACCCGCGTGGAGGGCCACAAGGCGGGGGAGGCGGCCCTGCTCGATGTCGTCGCGGGCGCGATCCAGGCCGGCGTACGGCATCTCTCGGTCTACGCCTTCTCGACGGAGAACTGGTCGCGATCGCCCGACGAGGTCCGCTTCCTCATGGGCTTCAACCGCGATGTGCTGCACCGCCGCCGAGATCAGCTGAACGAGTGGGGCGTGCGCGTGCGCTGGGCGGGACGGAAGCCGCGCCTGTGGGGCTCGGTCATCAAAGAGCTGCAGTTCGCCGAGCAGCTGACGGCGGGCAACGACGTCCTGACGCTCACGATGTGCGTCAACTACGGCGGGCGGGTCGAGCTCGTCGATGCCGTTCGGTCCATCGCCGACGACGTCGCGGCGGGCCGGCTGCGTCCGAGCGCCGTGACGGAGAAGCTCATCGAACACCGGCTCTACATCCCGGACATGCCCGACGTGGACCTGTTCGTCCGCTCGAGCGGGGAGCAGCGCACCTCGAACTTCCTCCTGTGGGAGTCCGCCTACGCCGAGTTCGTCTTCCTCGACACGCTGTGGCCCGACTTCAGCCGCGCCGACCTGTGGCGCGCGATCGACCTGTACCTGGACCGGGACCGGCGGTTCGGCGGTGCGGTGGACCAGCCGGACGCGCCCGGACTCTGA
- a CDS encoding amino acid permease → MSDTEKTTRSGSAAKVGNAALSWTTMAILIATAVASVRGLPAMAPYGWASIFLYVLPAIVFMVPVAMVAAELASGWKGGVFVWAKEAFGDRIGFVAIWQQWIQNVVWYPAQLAFFASALAYVFNPALANNGLFTGFVILIVYWFSTLIAFRGVKAFAGVSKWGFLAGTIVPSLGLVLFAILFLTSGGQSSLPPVSEAQWLPTWTGLASIVLIVSNFLSYAGMEMNAVHVNEMQNPAKNFPKAIVLAAIVILIVFIFPTLAISVGVPANDVNLTQGVLQAFDVFFTQLGMPWATTVMSLLIVFGILASVVTWIPGPSKGLLMVGRQGYLPPSLQRTNQYDMQVPIMVVQGVIVTILALLFAIVPSVQSVFWVFSAMAVQLYLIMYMIMFLAAMRLRRTHPDVKRGFRVPAMPLFGWVGFFASLLAFLIGFVEPSSSTMGQPWYSLLLVAGIVVLGIWPFILYAMRKPSWKIHPDVSHKHEDGDADLTKTKATAS, encoded by the coding sequence GTGTCAGATACCGAAAAGACCACGAGATCGGGCAGCGCCGCGAAGGTCGGAAACGCCGCGCTGTCCTGGACGACGATGGCGATCCTCATCGCCACCGCGGTCGCGAGCGTTCGCGGTCTTCCCGCCATGGCGCCGTACGGATGGGCGTCGATCTTCCTGTACGTCCTGCCCGCCATCGTCTTCATGGTGCCCGTCGCGATGGTCGCGGCCGAGCTGGCCAGCGGCTGGAAGGGCGGCGTCTTCGTCTGGGCCAAGGAGGCGTTCGGCGACCGGATCGGGTTCGTCGCCATCTGGCAGCAGTGGATCCAGAACGTCGTCTGGTACCCCGCGCAGCTGGCGTTCTTCGCGTCCGCGCTCGCCTACGTCTTCAACCCGGCGCTGGCCAACAACGGCCTGTTCACGGGCTTCGTGATCCTCATCGTGTACTGGTTCTCGACCCTCATCGCCTTCCGCGGCGTGAAGGCGTTCGCGGGGGTCAGCAAGTGGGGCTTCCTCGCAGGCACGATCGTCCCGTCGCTCGGCCTCGTCCTCTTCGCGATCCTGTTCCTCACCAGCGGCGGCCAGTCCTCGCTCCCGCCGGTGAGCGAGGCGCAGTGGCTCCCGACGTGGACGGGCCTGGCGAGCATCGTGCTCATCGTCAGCAACTTCCTGTCCTACGCGGGCATGGAGATGAACGCCGTGCACGTCAACGAGATGCAGAACCCGGCCAAGAACTTCCCGAAGGCCATCGTCCTGGCCGCGATCGTCATCCTCATCGTCTTTATCTTCCCGACCCTTGCGATCTCGGTCGGGGTCCCGGCGAACGACGTGAACCTGACGCAGGGGGTGCTGCAGGCATTCGACGTCTTCTTCACGCAGCTCGGCATGCCGTGGGCGACGACCGTCATGTCGCTGCTCATCGTTTTCGGCATCCTCGCCTCCGTCGTCACCTGGATCCCCGGTCCCAGCAAGGGTCTCCTGATGGTCGGGCGCCAGGGCTACCTGCCGCCCTCGCTGCAGAGGACGAACCAGTACGACATGCAGGTGCCGATCATGGTGGTGCAGGGTGTCATCGTGACGATCCTGGCCCTGCTGTTCGCGATCGTGCCGTCGGTGCAGAGCGTGTTCTGGGTCTTCTCCGCGATGGCGGTGCAGCTCTACCTGATCATGTACATGATCATGTTCCTCGCGGCGATGCGGCTGCGCCGCACGCATCCCGACGTGAAGCGCGGCTTCCGCGTGCCGGCGATGCCGCTGTTCGGCTGGGTGGGCTTCTTCGCGAGCCTGCTGGCCTTCCTCATCGGCTTCGTCGAGCCGTCCAGCAGCACGATGGGCCAGCCCTGGTACTCGCTGCTGCTCGTCGCGGGGATCGTCGTGCTCGGCATCTGGCCGTTCATCCTCTATGCGATGCGCAAGCCGAGCTGGAAGATCCACCCCGACGTGTCGCACAAGCACGAGGACGGAGACGCGGATCTGACCAAGACGAAGGCCACGGCATCCTGA
- the dusB gene encoding tRNA dihydrouridine synthase DusB, translated as MTTALAPAPALRIGPIELDAPVVLAPMAGITNTAFRRLCREYGAGLYVSEMITSRALVERNATTMRLITHHESETPRSIQLYGVDPKTVSEAVRILVAEDRADHIDLNFGCPVPKVTRKGGGAALPWKRDLFRDIVTGAVRAAGEVPLTIKMRKGIDSDHLTYLQAGRIGEDAGVASIALHARTAAEFYSGEADWSAIAKLKETVTSVPVLGNGDIWSADDAVRMMAETGCDGVVVGRGCLGRPWLFGDLARALGGPAKRSGTGASGPVDATLGFVAGAFRRHAELLVDFFDDEDRGCRDIRKHVAWYFKGYPVGGDTRARLATVSSLAEIDELLATLDLQAPYPGAAAEGQRGRAGSPKRPALPDGWLQTRDLGVEASAALAEAELDHSGG; from the coding sequence ATGACGACCGCCCTCGCTCCGGCCCCTGCGCTGCGCATCGGGCCCATCGAGCTCGATGCGCCCGTCGTGCTGGCTCCCATGGCCGGAATCACCAACACCGCCTTCCGGCGCCTGTGCCGCGAATACGGCGCGGGGCTCTACGTGAGCGAGATGATCACGTCCCGCGCACTCGTCGAGCGCAACGCGACGACGATGCGTCTCATCACCCACCACGAGTCCGAGACGCCGCGCTCGATCCAGCTCTACGGCGTCGACCCGAAGACGGTGTCCGAGGCGGTGCGCATCCTCGTCGCCGAGGACCGCGCCGATCACATCGACCTGAACTTCGGATGCCCCGTCCCGAAGGTGACGCGCAAGGGCGGGGGAGCCGCGCTGCCGTGGAAGCGCGACCTGTTCCGCGACATCGTGACCGGCGCCGTCCGCGCCGCCGGAGAGGTCCCGCTCACCATCAAGATGCGCAAAGGCATCGACTCCGATCACCTCACCTATCTCCAAGCGGGGCGCATCGGCGAGGACGCGGGCGTCGCGTCGATCGCGCTGCACGCGCGCACGGCCGCCGAGTTCTACTCGGGGGAGGCGGACTGGTCGGCCATCGCGAAGCTCAAGGAGACCGTCACGAGCGTCCCCGTGCTCGGCAACGGCGACATCTGGTCGGCCGACGACGCCGTGCGCATGATGGCCGAGACCGGCTGCGACGGCGTGGTCGTCGGACGCGGATGCCTGGGGCGGCCCTGGCTCTTCGGCGACCTCGCCCGGGCCCTCGGCGGCCCGGCGAAACGCTCGGGGACCGGGGCATCGGGGCCGGTCGATGCGACGCTCGGCTTCGTCGCCGGGGCCTTCCGCCGTCATGCCGAGCTGCTCGTGGACTTCTTCGACGACGAGGACCGGGGCTGCCGCGACATCCGCAAGCACGTCGCCTGGTACTTCAAGGGGTACCCCGTGGGCGGCGACACCCGCGCTCGGCTCGCGACCGTGTCCAGCCTCGCCGAGATCGACGAGCTCCTGGCGACCCTCGACCTCCAGGCGCCGTACCCGGGGGCCGCGGCCGAGGGGCAGCGGGGACGAGCGGGAAGTCCCAAGCGGCCCGCCCTGCCGGACGGCTGGCTCCAGACGCGCGACCTCGGCGTCGAGGCATCCGCCGCGCTCGCCGAAGCGGAACTCGACCACAGTGGCGGCTGA